Proteins from a genomic interval of Clostridium sp. 'deep sea':
- a CDS encoding DUF951 domain-containing protein encodes MIKHEYQVGDVVRMKKGHPCGANTWQVIRVGADFRIKCLQCGRSVMLPRRRFESRVKEILESQISE; translated from the coding sequence ATGATAAAACATGAATACCAAGTTGGTGATGTTGTTCGCATGAAAAAAGGTCATCCATGTGGTGCAAATACTTGGCAGGTAATTAGAGTTGGTGCTGATTTTAGAATTAAATGTCTGCAATGCGGAAGATCAGTTATGTTGCCTCGCAGGAGATTTGAGAGTAGAGTAAAAGAAATATTAGAAAGCCAAATATCTGAATAA
- a CDS encoding MBL fold metallo-hydrolase produces the protein MKFAVLASGSSGNSVYLELAGKHFLVDAGISNRAICKQLESIGVDNTQLDSVFITHEHIDHIRGIDVLARSHPKVKVFANKATWKSGNKFLHRVINDQRQFTQTQNQFSIDNINITPFAISHDAADPVGYKFEVDGKSIVVATDLGFVSEDVYNHLLGIDALVIESNHDPEMLQKGPYPYF, from the coding sequence ATGAAGTTTGCGGTTTTAGCAAGCGGCAGCTCTGGAAACAGTGTTTACCTAGAGTTAGCAGGCAAACACTTTTTAGTAGACGCTGGCATAAGTAATAGAGCTATATGTAAACAATTAGAGTCGATTGGTGTAGATAATACCCAGCTTGACTCAGTTTTTATTACCCATGAACATATTGACCATATAAGAGGAATTGATGTATTGGCAAGGTCTCACCCAAAAGTAAAAGTGTTTGCTAATAAAGCAACGTGGAAGTCCGGCAATAAATTTTTACACAGAGTTATAAATGATCAGCGTCAGTTTACCCAAACACAAAATCAGTTTTCAATCGATAATATTAATATTACTCCATTTGCAATATCTCATGACGCGGCAGATCCTGTAGGTTATAAATTTGAAGTAGATGGTAAAAGTATAGTAGTAGCAACAGATTTAGGCTTTGTAAGTGAAGATGTTTATAATCATTTATTAGGCATTGACGCATTAGTAATTGAATCAAATCATGACCCCGAAATGTTACAAAAGGGTCCCTACCCCTATTTTTAA